From Numida meleagris isolate 19003 breed g44 Domestic line chromosome 4, NumMel1.0, whole genome shotgun sequence, the proteins below share one genomic window:
- the LOC110399016 gene encoding uncharacterized protein LOC110399016 isoform X2: MVAASLRLLWAMCVGCLATDSNKITVTQTPTEMHLSIGDSTEIACIWEKSVKRYRIIWYLVNKENVTKTVSSNLIYVHNVTHENKDVLAIKAATANDTGFYYCEIIIEIPFCKKVYGNGTTLVVEEQEAQSLEKKVSAVWAIIPIIPFLVAMGSLYFCYKKKQKSTFSGSAQLPAPEREYQEEQILEVAEIYGRAESTSEEAGWAVSTIYNSLDSFYKTSN, encoded by the exons ATGGTTGCCGCTTCACTGAGACTCCTCTGGGCAATGTGTGTTGGCTGCTTAG CCACAGATTCCAATAAGATAACAGTCACCCAAACACCAACGGAAATGCACCTATCTATTGGAGACTCCACTGAAATAGCCTGTATTTGGGAAAAATCAGTTAAGAGATATAGAATCATCTGGTATCTTGTTAATAAAGAGAATGTTACCAAAACTGTATCATCGAATCTTATCTATGTACACAACGTCACCCATGAAAACAAGGATGTCCTAGCGATTAAAGCTGCAACTGCAAATGACACTGGGTTTTACTACTGTGAGATAATTATTGAAATACCTTTCTGTAAAAAAGTGTATGGAAACGGAACAACGCTGGTCGTTGAAGAGCAAG AAGCGCAGTCATTGGAGAAGAAAGTGTCAGCAGTTTGGGCCATCATTCCCATCATTCCTTTCTTAGTGGCAATGGGAAGCTTATATTTTtgctacaaaaagaaacagaagtcaaCATTTTCTG GTTCTGCCCAGCTTCCTGCACCAGAAAGAGAGTATCAGGAGGAGCAGATACTTGAGGTGGCAGAAATTTATGGAAGAGCTGAATCCACCAGCGAAGAAGCTGGATGG gcTGTGTCTACGATTTATAACTCACTGGATTCTTTTTACAAAACATCAAACTAA
- the LOC110399016 gene encoding uncharacterized protein LOC110399016 isoform X1, whose translation MVAASLRLLWAMCVGCLVATDSNKITVTQTPTEMHLSIGDSTEIACIWEKSVKRYRIIWYLVNKENVTKTVSSNLIYVHNVTHENKDVLAIKAATANDTGFYYCEIIIEIPFCKKVYGNGTTLVVEEQEAQSLEKKVSAVWAIIPIIPFLVAMGSLYFCYKKKQKSTFSGSAQLPAPEREYQEEQILEVAEIYGRAESTSEEAGWAVSTIYNSLDSFYKTSN comes from the exons ATGGTTGCCGCTTCACTGAGACTCCTCTGGGCAATGTGTGTTGGCTGCTTAG TAGCCACAGATTCCAATAAGATAACAGTCACCCAAACACCAACGGAAATGCACCTATCTATTGGAGACTCCACTGAAATAGCCTGTATTTGGGAAAAATCAGTTAAGAGATATAGAATCATCTGGTATCTTGTTAATAAAGAGAATGTTACCAAAACTGTATCATCGAATCTTATCTATGTACACAACGTCACCCATGAAAACAAGGATGTCCTAGCGATTAAAGCTGCAACTGCAAATGACACTGGGTTTTACTACTGTGAGATAATTATTGAAATACCTTTCTGTAAAAAAGTGTATGGAAACGGAACAACGCTGGTCGTTGAAGAGCAAG AAGCGCAGTCATTGGAGAAGAAAGTGTCAGCAGTTTGGGCCATCATTCCCATCATTCCTTTCTTAGTGGCAATGGGAAGCTTATATTTTtgctacaaaaagaaacagaagtcaaCATTTTCTG GTTCTGCCCAGCTTCCTGCACCAGAAAGAGAGTATCAGGAGGAGCAGATACTTGAGGTGGCAGAAATTTATGGAAGAGCTGAATCCACCAGCGAAGAAGCTGGATGG gcTGTGTCTACGATTTATAACTCACTGGATTCTTTTTACAAAACATCAAACTAA